From Azospirillum brasilense:
CCACCCCAGGTCATCAGGTGCCAAGCCATCTCCAGCAGGCCCCCGGCGTGCAGGCGGACGAGCAGGGAGCCGTCGGACTGCGGCTCCAGCTCCTGGCTGGGGTGAAAGCGGTAGCGACCGGCCTCCGCGGCCGCGCTCGGCAGGAAGCGCAGCACCACGTCCACCGGCGGCTCCTGGAAGATGCCGAACGACTGCGCCACGTAGTCGGCGAGTTCGAAGGCCGGGTCGCGTTCGAAAACATCATCGGTGAGTTCGAGCCGCTCAAGGTTGGCCAGGCGCAGCAACCGCATTCCGCGAGACCGGTGCGCGTGGCCGACCAGGTAATGCTGGCCCCCGTACAGCAGGCCATAGGGGTGGAAAGGCATGTTGGAGAGCTTGCCGGTCTGGTGGGCGCGGTAGCGCACGTCCACGACCCGGCAGCCGACAATGGCCTCGCGCAGGGTGGCCAGCACCCCGGGGGCGATCGCCGGCCGGGGGCCGGGGCGCAGCGCCATCCCCTCCGCCATGACCAGCGCCTCGTAATCGGGCTCGACACGCCGGCGCTGGCTCGGCGGCATAAGACCGCACAGCTTGTCCATCAGACCGTCGACGATGTCCGCGCGCTCCGGCAGCCCGGCCGCGCGCAAATGCCCGGCCGCTTCGCGCAGCTCGGCCAGTTCGACCGCAGAGACGGAAATCAGCCGGTTGAGGGTGCCGGGTGGCAGCCGCCAGCGCTTGACCGGTTCGCCGGTGGGGACCTCCTCGAGCTGCGGGAACACGCGCGCGATGCTGTCGCGCATGCGCTCGGCGGTGCGC
This genomic window contains:
- a CDS encoding helix-turn-helix transcriptional regulator, which gives rise to MRYQRMDDLLRLALKMQGLTQGVSLADVQEEFEVGRRTAERMRDSIARVFPQLEEVPTGEPVKRWRLPPGTLNRLISVSAVELAELREAAGHLRAAGLPERADIVDGLMDKLCGLMPPSQRRRVEPDYEALVMAEGMALRPGPRPAIAPGVLATLREAIVGCRVVDVRYRAHQTGKLSNMPFHPYGLLYGGQHYLVGHAHRSRGMRLLRLANLERLELTDDVFERDPAFELADYVAQSFGIFQEPPVDVVLRFLPSAAAEAGRYRFHPSQELEPQSDGSLLVRLHAGGLLEMAWHLMTWGGTVEILAPAVLRQTMRRLVTDIADALDRTESGVTAVPAPEPADGAE